The DNA segment GCCGACGCTCCCCTGTCGGCCTTTGTCTTCAAGACGGTCTCCGACCCCTACGTCGGGCGCATCTCGCTGTTCCGGGTGTGCTCGGGCCGGCTGCGCCCGGACTCCATGGTCTACAACGCCTCCACCGGCACCGACGAGCGCATCGGCCAGATCTTCGCTCTGCGGGGGAAGACCCAGCTGCCGCTCACCGAGGTGCTGGCGGGCGACATCGCCGCCGTGGCCAAGCTGGCCCACACCACCAGCGGCGACACCCTGGCCGACAAGGCCCACCCCATCGCCTACCCGGCGCTCGAGCCGCCCCAGCGGGCGCTCGCCAAGGCCATCGCGCCCAAGACCAAGGGCGACGAGGACAAGCTGATGACCGGCCTGGCCCGCCTGCAGGAGGAGGATCCCGCCCTCACGGTCGAGCGCAACGCCGAGACCCACCAGACCCTGCTGTGGGGGACGGGCGAGGCCCACCTCGAGGTCACCCTCGACCGCCTGCACCGCAAGTTCGGCGTCGAGGTCGCCGAGATCCCGCTGCGCATCCCCTACCGTGAGACGGTGGCCAAGCCTGCCCAGGCCCTCGGCCGCCACGTGAAGCAGACCGGCGGCCACGGCCAGTACGCCATCGCCCACATCCAGGTGGAGCCGGGCGAGCGGGGCTCGGGCTTCGAGTTCGTCGACAAGATCGTGGGTGGCGTGGTGCCGAACCAGTTCATCCCCTCAGTGCAGAAGGGGGTGGAGAAGACCCTCGCCGACGGGGTCCTCGCCGGCTACCCGGTGGTCGACGTGCGGGTGATCCTGGACGACGGCAAGTTCCACCCGGTGGACTCCTCCGACATCGCCTTCCAGCTGGCCGGCGGGTCGGGTTTCAAGGAGGCGGCGATGGCCGCCGGCGTGGTGCTGCTGGAGCCGATCGTGGACCTGGAGGTGGTGGTCCCCGACTCCTACCTGGGCGACATCATGGGCGACCTCAACTCCAAGCGGGGCCGTATCCAGGGCACCGAGGCGGTGGGCGGCCACCAGATCGTCCGGGCGAAGGTGCCGCAGGCCGAGGTGGCGCGCTACGCCATCGACCTCCGCTCCATCACCGGTGGACAGGGCACCTTCCGCATGG comes from the Actinomycetota bacterium genome and includes:
- the fusA gene encoding elongation factor G, which produces MKTYPPEAIRNVGLFGHQGTGKTTLAESLLSLSGATTRIGRVEDGNTVCDFEPEEIKKALSVSLALAPIEWAGHKINLIDVPGYADFIGEAAAALRVVDLAVFVLSAVEGVQVQHQILWSMAARLGVPRLVFINKLDRERASFSRTLGELTERLGGGFAPVDLPMGEEHDFHGVVDVLDEKGYRYDDSDNAGKGVEVEVTGPLHDEADRLHTQIVESVAESDDVLLERYLEGGEITPAEIEAGLSAGLLAGRVFPVMAGSASGLVGIDRLADFLVHEGPSAQNRGPAHGTVPGSDTEEVRDPTADAPLSAFVFKTVSDPYVGRISLFRVCSGRLRPDSMVYNASTGTDERIGQIFALRGKTQLPLTEVLAGDIAAVAKLAHTTSGDTLADKAHPIAYPALEPPQRALAKAIAPKTKGDEDKLMTGLARLQEEDPALTVERNAETHQTLLWGTGEAHLEVTLDRLHRKFGVEVAEIPLRIPYRETVAKPAQALGRHVKQTGGHGQYAIAHIQVEPGERGSGFEFVDKIVGGVVPNQFIPSVQKGVEKTLADGVLAGYPVVDVRVILDDGKFHPVDSSDIAFQLAGGSGFKEAAMAAGVVLLEPIVDLEVVVPDSYLGDIMGDLNSKRGRIQGTEAVGGHQIVRAKVPQAEVARYAIDLRSITGGQGTFRMEHSHYEEVPAHLADKIVAETKEAAAK